The DNA sequence GCCCGTCGTTGTCGGTCATGAGTTCGCGCACCGTGAAGCCCAGCAGCGTATTGGCGTACACGCGCAGCTCGGTGAATTCCTTGGGGTCCTGCACCGGCACGTGGCGCATCACTTGCTTGAACTCCGCCTGCATGGCCGGCAGGGCTTCGGCGCTGGGCGCCAGCAATATGGCCATGCAGTTGCCGAAGTAGTTGGGCTCATTCACGTCCACGGCCAGGCCCAGCGGAATCCACATGTCGGCCGTGCTGAGGGTGCGCGCGGCGGGTACGTCGCGCACCACGCCCACCACCCGGTAGCCGGTAGCGTCGGCCTCGATGGTACGGCCCACCGCGCCCGCCACCGCGCCGAAGTAGCGGCGGGCCGTGCTCTCATTGATGACGGCCACGCGGGCGTCGGTGCCCACCTCCTGCACCGAGTAGGGCCGGCCGGCCAGAAAGTCAAAGTCCAGCACCTGCCAGAACGCGCCGTCGGTACCCTTCTGGCTCAGCTTCAGCTTAGTATTGCCCACGTAGGCCACCGCGTAGCCGCCGCCCGTGGCGATGGATACTTTTTCGGGCGTGCGCAGCGGCCGCACGTAGCGATTCAGAAACGAGTAGCTGGGGTTGGAATTGCTCTGGCTATTGGGGGCCCACAGCCCCACGTGCGTCACGAACAGCAGCCGGTCCACGCGCTTTTCGGGCGTGTGGGGCCCCACCGTGTGGTCGTACAAGGCGTACACCACCAGCAAAATCATCAGCGTAAAACTGATGCCAAACAGGCTGATGAACGTAAAGAACTTGCGCCGCTGCAAGACCTTCCAGGCAATTTTGAGGTAAGAAAGGAGCATGGTATTAATTATGAGTTTATAAGGCCGTCATGCTTATCTGGCGTCCGCGCAGCGCAGCGGAGTCGAAGCATGACGGGCTAGTGTTTTCATTGCTAACTATTCACTGATAATTGATTACCCCACCTGGCTGCCGTCGAAAAGGCGGATGAGGCGCTGGGTTTTCAGGGCCTGCTGCTCGTCGTGGGTCACCATCACGATGGTGGTGCCGTGCTCGCGGTTCAGGCCCAGCAGCAAATCCATTATTTCCTCGCCCATCACCGAGTCGAGGTTGCCGGTGGGCTCGTCGGCCAGGATGATTTCCGGGGCCCCGGCCAGGGCCCGCGCAATGGCCACCCGCTGCCGCTGCCCGCCCGAAAGCTGGCTGGGGAAGTGCCCGGTGCGGGCGCTCAACCCTACTTTGTCCAGCGCGGCCAGGGCCCGCTGGCGGCGCTCCTTGCCGCCCAGCCCGGGCCGGTACAGCAAGGGCAGCTCCACGTTGTCGAGCACCGCGAGGTCGTTGATGAGGTGGTAACTCTGGAAAACAAAGCCGATTTTCAAGTTGCGCAGCCCGGCTAATTCCTTGTCAGAATACGACTGCACCGCGCGGCCGTCCACGGCCACGGTGCCGTGGGTGGGCTCGTCGAGCAGGCCCATCAAGCTCAGCAGCGTGGACTTGCCGCAGCCGCTGGGCCCCATAATGGACACGAACTCGCCGCGCCCGATGGTGAGGTTGATGCGGTGCAACGCCACCGTTTCGATGGTTTTGGTCTGGTAGATTTTCTCGATGTCGGTGAGCTGGAGCACCGGCGCGGCGGGGGTTTGCATGAGGAGGTTGGTTGGTAGTGCTTGAGTGGTGGTGCGTGGGTGATACTTGAATGGTGGATGCAATAAGACCGTCATGCTGAGCGTAGCGCAGCGGAGTCGAAGCATCTCTACTGCTCAACTACACTCGTCACGAAGTAGGGTGCGGGGCTTGTCCCCGCCCGTCGTTGAACGAAAGCCGACGGAACCGTTCAATGACGGGCGGGGGCAAGCCCCGCACCCTACTTCGTTTTCGCATTCCACTTCGTGAGCGGCATAATCAGGATTACTGCTGCGGGAGAGATGCTTCGACTTCGCTCCGCTGCGCTCAGCATGACGTTTTCATTACTGACAAGAAAG is a window from the Hymenobacter nivis genome containing:
- a CDS encoding ABC transporter permease → MLLSYLKIAWKVLQRRKFFTFISLFGISFTLMILLVVYALYDHTVGPHTPEKRVDRLLFVTHVGLWAPNSQSNSNPSYSFLNRYVRPLRTPEKVSIATGGGYAVAYVGNTKLKLSQKGTDGAFWQVLDFDFLAGRPYSVQEVGTDARVAVINESTARRYFGAVAGAVGRTIEADATGYRVVGVVRDVPAARTLSTADMWIPLGLAVDVNEPNYFGNCMAILLAPSAEALPAMQAEFKQVMRHVPVQDPKEFTELRVYANTLLGFTVRELMTDNDGPDDGVAWFGRVALGVALLFMLLPALNLVNLNVSRMLERSSEIGVRKAFGATAGRLVGQFLVENIFLTLLGGVLGLALAAGVLALLNGSSIIEHAQFALNGRVFAVALGAVLFFGLLSGVYPAYKMSKLPAIQALKGGTN
- a CDS encoding ABC transporter ATP-binding protein, with the translated sequence MQTPAAPVLQLTDIEKIYQTKTIETVALHRINLTIGRGEFVSIMGPSGCGKSTLLSLMGLLDEPTHGTVAVDGRAVQSYSDKELAGLRNLKIGFVFQSYHLINDLAVLDNVELPLLYRPGLGGKERRQRALAALDKVGLSARTGHFPSQLSGGQRQRVAIARALAGAPEIILADEPTGNLDSVMGEEIMDLLLGLNREHGTTIVMVTHDEQQALKTQRLIRLFDGSQVG